The following proteins are co-located in the Corynebacterium kalinowskii genome:
- the uvrB gene encoding excinuclease ABC subunit UvrB: protein MAFPAEHPLIPVSEHRPEDIERSNGKFEVISEFQPSGDQPTAIRELSERLSRGERDVVLLGATGTGKSATAAWLIEKTQRPTLVMAPNKTLAAQLANELRQLLPNNAVEYFVSYYDYYQPEAYIASSDTYIEKDSSINEDVERLRHAATSSLLSRRDVVVVSSVSCIYGLGTPQSYLDRSVYLQVGEEIERDKFLRLLVDIQYARNDVAFTRGTFRVKGDTVDIIPAYEELAVRVEFFGDEIDSLYYIHPLTGDIIRQVEELRIFPATHYVAGPERMERALKAIKEELADRLADFENRGKLLEAQRLRMRTEYDIEMIEQVGFTSGIENYSRHIDGRPAGSAPATLIDYFPDDFLTIIDESHVTVPQIGAMFEGDASRKRNLVEFGFRLPSALDNRPLTWEEFDQRKGQCVYMSATPGKYEMAATGGEFVEQVIRPTGLVDPKIVVKPTKGQIDDLIHEIRLRTEKDERVLVTTLTKKMSEDLTEYLLENGIRVRYLHSDIDTLQRVELLRQLRLGEYDVLVGINLLREGLDLPEVSLVSILDADKEGFLRSTTSLIQTIGRAARNVSGEVHMYADRITDSMQQAMEETERRREKQIAYNTEHGIDPQPLRKKIADILEMVEEEGDAAVVVEKRDTSTMAQGEIKKLIDDLSAQMREAARELKFELAGRLRDEVIDLKKELRGLNEAGI, encoded by the coding sequence ATGGCATTTCCTGCAGAACACCCCCTGATTCCTGTATCGGAGCATCGTCCCGAGGACATCGAGCGCAGCAATGGCAAGTTCGAGGTGATTTCGGAGTTTCAGCCCAGTGGCGACCAGCCGACAGCCATCAGAGAGCTCTCTGAGAGGCTGAGCAGGGGAGAGCGCGACGTGGTGTTGCTCGGCGCGACTGGTACCGGTAAGTCGGCGACTGCGGCGTGGCTCATTGAGAAGACGCAGCGGCCGACGCTCGTGATGGCGCCGAATAAGACGTTGGCGGCGCAGCTGGCGAATGAGTTGAGGCAGTTGTTGCCGAACAATGCGGTCGAGTATTTCGTCAGTTACTACGACTACTACCAGCCTGAGGCGTACATCGCGTCGAGTGATACGTACATCGAGAAGGACTCTTCGATCAACGAGGACGTCGAGCGGCTGAGGCACGCCGCGACGTCGAGCCTGCTCAGTCGGCGTGACGTGGTGGTTGTCAGTTCCGTTTCCTGCATCTATGGCTTAGGTACGCCGCAGTCGTACTTGGATCGCTCTGTGTATCTACAGGTGGGCGAAGAGATCGAACGCGACAAGTTCCTGCGGCTGCTCGTTGACATTCAATACGCGCGTAATGACGTCGCTTTTACGCGTGGTACCTTCCGCGTCAAAGGCGACACCGTCGACATCATCCCCGCCTACGAGGAGCTCGCGGTGCGGGTCGAGTTTTTCGGAGATGAGATCGATTCGCTCTACTACATCCATCCTCTGACGGGTGACATCATTCGCCAGGTGGAGGAGCTGCGAATTTTCCCGGCGACGCACTATGTGGCGGGGCCGGAGCGGATGGAGCGCGCGCTGAAGGCGATTAAAGAGGAATTGGCCGACAGGCTGGCTGACTTCGAGAATCGTGGCAAGCTGCTGGAGGCGCAGCGCCTGCGGATGCGTACGGAGTATGACATTGAGATGATCGAGCAGGTGGGCTTTACCAGCGGTATTGAGAACTATTCGCGTCACATTGATGGCCGCCCGGCGGGTTCGGCGCCAGCCACGCTCATTGACTATTTCCCGGATGACTTCCTCACGATCATCGACGAGTCCCACGTGACTGTGCCTCAGATTGGCGCGATGTTTGAGGGCGACGCGAGCCGGAAGCGCAACCTGGTCGAGTTCGGTTTCCGTCTTCCGAGCGCGCTGGATAACCGCCCGCTGACGTGGGAGGAGTTCGATCAGCGCAAGGGCCAGTGCGTGTACATGTCGGCGACCCCGGGTAAGTACGAGATGGCGGCGACGGGTGGCGAGTTCGTGGAGCAGGTCATTCGCCCGACGGGCCTGGTGGATCCGAAGATTGTGGTGAAGCCGACGAAGGGGCAGATCGATGATTTGATCCATGAGATTCGCCTGCGCACGGAGAAGGACGAGCGCGTCCTGGTCACGACGCTAACTAAGAAGATGTCTGAGGACCTCACGGAGTACCTGCTGGAGAACGGTATTCGGGTGCGTTATTTGCACTCGGACATTGATACTCTCCAGCGCGTCGAGCTGCTGCGCCAGCTCAGGCTCGGCGAGTATGATGTCCTCGTCGGCATTAACCTGCTGCGCGAGGGCCTTGACCTGCCAGAAGTGAGCTTGGTGTCGATCCTCGATGCCGACAAGGAAGGCTTCCTGCGCTCGACCACCTCGCTCATTCAGACGATCGGCCGTGCGGCCCGCAACGTGTCGGGCGAAGTCCACATGTACGCCGACCGGATCACCGACTCCATGCAACAGGCTATGGAGGAGACTGAGCGTCGCCGCGAAAAGCAGATCGCCTACAACACCGAACACGGCATTGATCCGCAACCGCTGCGGAAGAAGATCGCGGACATCCTGGAAATGGTGGAGGAAGAGGGCGACGCGGCGGTGGTCGTCGAAAAGCGTGACACGTCCACGATGGCGCAGGGCGAGATCAAGAAGCTTATCGACGACCTCTCCGCCCAAATGCGGGAGGCCGCGCGCGAACTCAAGTTTGAGCTGGCAGGACGCTTGCGCGATGAAGTAATAGACTTGAAAAAAGAATTGCGTGGTTTGAATGAAGCCGGAATCTAG
- a CDS encoding universal stress protein, whose amino-acid sequence MSQYTKIVVGTDGSKSSLMAVERAAAIAAAFDATLIIGCAYYESKEDANKTLRQDSVTVLGDDPAQENLAKASEAAQGVGATKIETAIKPGTPVEALMAIVTEHKADLLVVGNRGINSLTGRLLGSVPADVARQSDCDVMIVHTVAG is encoded by the coding sequence ATGAGTCAGTACACCAAAATCGTGGTCGGCACGGATGGATCCAAGTCCTCTCTTATGGCCGTTGAGCGCGCCGCAGCCATCGCGGCGGCTTTCGATGCGACCCTGATCATCGGTTGTGCTTACTACGAGTCCAAGGAAGACGCTAACAAGACCCTGCGTCAGGATTCCGTCACCGTCCTGGGCGATGACCCAGCGCAGGAGAACCTGGCGAAGGCTTCTGAGGCAGCTCAGGGCGTCGGCGCAACCAAGATCGAGACCGCCATCAAGCCAGGCACCCCAGTGGAGGCCCTCATGGCTATCGTGACCGAGCACAAGGCCGACCTGCTGGTCGTCGGTAACCGCGGCATTAACTCTCTGACGGGTCGCCTGCTGGGCTCCGTCCCGGCCGATGTCGCTCGTCAGTCCGACTGTGACGTCATGATCGTGCACACCGTCGCTGGCTAG